ATTCCTTTTCTAAGTGATTCTCCTTTTAGGTCAATTCGATGAGATGAGTTTACGATGCGATCCAAAATGGCATCTGCGATGGTTCCCTCCCCTATAATATCGTACCATGCAGAGACGGGTATCTGTGATGCTATAATAGTAGAGGTCTTGTTATGTCGCTCATCGATAATATCCATTAATGCTTCCCGTGCATGGTTGTCGAAGCTTTGCAGTCCAAAATCGTCCAATATCAACAGGTCCGCCTTAAAGAGTTTGTTCAGTTCTTTGAGATAGGTTCCGTCCACTTTGGAGAGTTTTAGTCTTTTAAGGAGTCTGGCGGTATTGGAGTAGATGGTCCTGTACTGCATCATACAGGCCTGGTGTCCCAATGCCTGTCCCAAGTAGCTCTTCCCTAGCCCGGAAGCTCCGGTGATGATTATATTTTCCTTACGGGTCATAAAATCCAATGTTGTCAGACGCTCGAACATGTTCTTGTCCAAATTCCTATTTTGGGTATAGTCGATGTCGGCAAGGACGGCCGGCTGTTTGAACCCTGCCTGTTTTAACAACCGCCCGATCTTCTTGTTCTGCCTGTCCTCCCATTGGTGGTCGGTCAGCAGGGCCAGGTACTCGTCGGGCGTGCTCTTGCCCGTACGGTTGTCCTTTAGCTGGGCCGCGTGCAGCTCCGCCATTGCCCCTAGGCGCATCTGTTTGAGTTTTTCGATAGTCTGATTGTTGTTCATGATATTGATTTTAAGTTATACGTTTTACTTGTAGTTGGAAGCTCCCCTTATATTTTGATGTTCCGGTATATGGGGCTTGTCATCTTCTAGACTCTGGAAGAACAGGGAGCTTTTGTCCAGATTGTTCTTCAGGATGTTCTGGATACGTTTATAGCTGACCGCATCGGCCTGTAATGCCCTTTTACAGGCATTGTCCAGTCGCTGTGAACCATAGGACCTGTGCAATTGTATCACACCCATCGCCCGTTTGTAGCCTATCTCCGGATAGTCCACCCTCGCAATGATCTGTTCCACACAGGTCGCAACGTTGTTTCCGTGGACGAGCGCCTTGTTCTTGAAAAACCCGGGGCTCCAGTCGCTATAGTGTTTATGGGTACTGCTCAAATGTTCCTTGTTGGTATTGTAAGACCCTTTTGAAGGGTTGCGCGAGTGCAGGGCGATGCGCCGATGGTTGTAATATACCTCTACCATGCCCTTGGTATAATGGATGGTGGTATGCATACCGATATACCGGTAGGGAACGCTATAATAGGACTTGCCGGGGGAGAAATAGACATATCctattttttgcacttttgcccTGCAATAGTCCTTGAGCTCATAACGTGCGGCGGGCAGCGGCTTCAGGTATTCCCTTTCCACGGACTGGAAGAGTTCCAGTCGGCTGGCCTCCTTGCGTTTGAACAACAGGTCGTTATAGCGTTCCAATAGGCGTTTTATCTCCCGGTTCAGGTCTTCCAGGGAGAAGAAGGTCATCTCCCTTAAGGGATAATAGATACGCTGGTAGGCCAGATGGACCGcattttccaccaatgccTTATCCTGTGGCGAATATCCCCGTGCCGGGTTGATCACACAGTTGTAGTGCCGTGCAAAATCCTTGAAGCTGCGGTTGATCTGCGCCTCGTACTTGCTGGACCTTGTGACCGCCGACTTCAGGTTGTCCGATACGATAGCCTTGGGTACACCCCCATAAAAACGCAGGGCGTTATCGCAGCAACCGATCAGGTCCTCGCGCTTTTGGCTCCTGCAAGCTTCCACATAGGTATATTGGCTATTAGGTAGTATCGCCACGAATACCTCTACAGGAACTATTTCCCCCGTATCCTTGTCCACAATGTGTAGTTTCTTGCCCGCATAGTCGATGAACATCTCTTTCCCAGCCTCGTGCTCCAGCTTCATAGAACCCTTGATCTTTGCATATTTACGGCGGTAATGCTCCATGAACTGGGTATACCCATAGGGCTTCTTTGTCCCTTGGGTATATTCGTTATAATGATGGAGAAAGGTAAAACCGGGATGGTTCCGTGCCTTGTTCATCCCTTCGAAATAGCGCATCAGCGCATCGTAGCGTTCATTGGTGATAGTAGTATGGGACGTGAAAAGCTCCTCTAAACGGGCATTATCAAAAGTGAGTAGCTCCTTAAAGGTATGATCGCTCCCCTTGAAAAGACCCATATACGAATTTACCGTGTTACGGGAGATACCCAGGGTAGTGCCTATGTTACGGTTACTGTAACCGTCCAGGTGTAAAGTAATAATTTGTTTTAGGTCCATTGGATCAAGTGTGTTGGCCATATCGTGCTTTTATGTTAGCGCGATAAGGTAATTACTTGATCTCCCAAAGTGACTAGTGGGTCATGTGATCCGTGGCACAAATCGAAACGTTTTCATCCTGACACAAAATCAACTGGCACAAAACGAACCGAGAACAATGGCACGGTTTGAACCGAAATTAAGTCACTGGCACAATGATCTCCGAAATTGGTGGCACAAACACGAACCGAATTAGCCATTTGAGGTAGTAGTTTCTTTTCCTTACCAAAACTATCCTCTGCTAGCCGAGTTGTgcccctttctttttttatccaGTGCTGCCATTTGTTGGCTGTTGCCTATTTCAGTTTGCCCGGACCGGCCTTTTCGTTTTAAGAATCTGTTATTGATATTGTATGTTGTCGCCGCCAATTTTCTATCCTTTTGTTCGTGGCATAAATGCATCGGCGCCTGCCAACCTCTAGTTTTGGTCCTTGTGAGCCGTTGTCCCTGAAAGTGTGTACATCCTGGAAATCGGTTGCCTCATGAAAGGCGATTAAAGATCCCGTATGTTCGATGAACCGATGCCGTCGATCTGAGTACTTGTGTTCACTTTGGCCCCGAAATTCGACCGTGCTTTACTTCTTGTGCCACGAAACGCTAGCCCTGTAGATATCTTTGACCCCTTATACTGACATACGGCCTTTGTGGTTTTTTCCCCACTGTATGAAAAAGAATTTAGGTGTTGTGTTGCGTATATCTTTTTAATGCCTGGACGCTACGTTGGATGGACTTCTTTCGTCATACCGGGGATTATAGCTTTTTCTCCAGCTTATCGAGCTCTGCAATCAATTTTGGCCAgagaacaaaagaaagacTTCGCACAAGGCGATCTGCGCTTTACTAGTTGAGTTTTACGAACGCATTTTTACTGTAGGACTACATTTCGCCTGTCTCCATTTCAGAATATTTTGGTTTCGTGGGCTTTATCAAAGCCCAGAGCCTGCAAATAGCCTTTAGTTGACATGTCAGCTCCATATCCCACGCACTCCCATAATAGCTTATCATTTGGTCGGGTTAGCGCAAATTCACTCTCGTAGCAGGATGGGCGTCCATAACTATAACTATGCGTGCGTCAAGCATATAAGAACTTACGCCAAGAATCGAAATAGGGCTTGTTGTTATGTCCTCGAATATTGAAGTTTTAGAGAGTTCACAGCGGATCTCGCCAAGTATAGTATTGGATAATGGCTACAGGTCAAGCGATTCTTGCCTAGACCAAATTACCACAGAAAATAATTGATAATCGATGTTACGTTGAGCTGGTCGAGCCAAACGCCTATCGGAACATTCCAGCGTAATGCTTCTAAAAACATAAGGGCTAACTTTTCCCTGAAGGACTAAAAGTGGAAATAGGACCTCTGTAAGaatctttcaaacaaaaaattgacaCTAGATCGTCCCAAGGGATGGCGGTGTAGATCTTGACCAAGGTCGCCCTCTATAAaatctgattgaaaatagGTTCGAATTCCTGCTCCGGTGTacttaaatgaaaatatgctGAAAGTTGTCAATCTTGTCGTATTTTTAAGTCTACGTAATTAAGATAATACCCC
This region of Tigriopus californicus strain San Diego unplaced genomic scaffold, Tcal_SD_v2.1 Contig499, whole genome shotgun sequence genomic DNA includes:
- the LOC131892568 gene encoding insertion sequence IS1162 putative ATP-binding protein-like, which produces MNNNQTIEKLKQMRLGAMAELHAAQLKDNRTGKSTPDEYLALLTDHQWEDRQNKKIGRLLKQAGFKQPAVLADIDYTQNRNLDKNMFERLTTLDFMTRKENIIITGASGLGKSYLGQALGHQACMMQYRTIYSNTARLLKRLKLSKVDGTYLKELNKLFKADLLILDDFGLQSFDNHAREALMDIIDERHNKTSTIIASQIPVSA